A section of the Pseudomonas sp. Q1-7 genome encodes:
- a CDS encoding AraC family transcriptional regulator produces MKSQFSHPGTPPRSPGPLLAHGDMPRSALVFESMDLDFAREEVGRVYCPYRFHASRQRRWPASMSRLQGESVALSWFTYGADISIAPEVFGDFVLVLTTLAGRADIRSGSIEHMGGAGSTMVIARDAPSRYRYSPDNVQLGVRIDARRLDEYWRRLSGRSLPGGLSSWVLDAPGQRDRWLASVEMLRQLLHPDTPKSVRTMLLPRAEELLIMNLVADRLGGLSGADGAIAPACLRRAMAFIDEQAGQPLTLAAIAAAAHCSIRTLQRVFHQWRDIGVMRYVKEVRLQRVREALLDPEQTASITEIASRWGFAHLGQFAADYRKAYGERPSDTRLRA; encoded by the coding sequence GTGAAGAGCCAGTTTTCCCATCCCGGAACGCCACCCAGGTCGCCCGGCCCCTTGCTGGCCCATGGCGACATGCCGCGCAGTGCGCTGGTGTTCGAGTCCATGGACCTTGATTTCGCGCGTGAAGAGGTCGGCCGGGTGTATTGCCCCTACCGCTTCCACGCGTCCCGCCAGCGTCGTTGGCCCGCCAGCATGTCCCGGCTGCAGGGCGAGAGCGTTGCGCTGTCCTGGTTTACCTACGGTGCAGACATCTCGATCGCGCCGGAGGTTTTCGGGGACTTCGTCCTGGTGCTCACCACGCTGGCGGGGCGCGCGGATATCCGCAGCGGAAGCATCGAGCACATGGGGGGAGCCGGCTCGACCATGGTCATCGCCCGGGATGCGCCATCGAGATACCGCTACAGCCCGGACAACGTGCAGCTGGGGGTGCGCATCGATGCGCGACGGCTCGACGAGTACTGGCGGCGCCTGTCCGGACGGTCGCTGCCGGGCGGATTGTCGTCCTGGGTATTGGATGCGCCAGGGCAACGCGATCGCTGGCTGGCGTCCGTGGAAATGCTCCGGCAGCTGCTGCACCCCGATACGCCGAAAAGCGTGAGGACGATGCTGCTGCCGCGGGCGGAAGAGCTGCTGATCATGAACCTGGTCGCGGACCGGTTGGGCGGGTTATCCGGGGCGGACGGCGCTATCGCCCCGGCCTGCCTGAGGCGCGCCATGGCCTTTATCGATGAGCAGGCTGGGCAGCCGCTGACGCTGGCGGCGATCGCCGCCGCGGCCCATTGCAGCATCCGGACGCTGCAGCGGGTCTTTCACCAATGGCGCGATATCGGGGTGATGCGCTATGTGAAGGAAGTCCGCCTGCAGCGGGTGAGGGAGGCGCTCCTCGATCCGGAGCAGACGGCGTCGATCACCGAGATCGCATCGCGCTGGGGATTCGCCCACCTGGGGCAGTTCGCTGCGGACTATCGAAAGGCCTATGGCGAGCGGCCGTCGGATACCCGGCTGCGGGCCTGA
- the ppa gene encoding inorganic diphosphatase, translated as MSYSKIPAGKDLPNDIYVAIEIPANHAPIKYEIDKDSDCLFVDRFMATPMFYPANYGYIPNTLADDGDPLDVLVVTPYPVAPGAVIRARPVGVLHMTDEAGGDAKLLAVPHDKLSVLYKDVKEYTDLPALLLEQIKHFFENYKDLEKGKWVKVEGWGNADEARAEITKAVAAYQK; from the coding sequence ATGAGCTACAGCAAGATCCCGGCCGGCAAAGACCTGCCGAACGACATCTACGTCGCGATCGAAATTCCGGCCAACCACGCGCCGATCAAGTACGAAATCGACAAAGACAGCGACTGCCTGTTCGTCGACCGCTTCATGGCCACCCCGATGTTCTACCCGGCCAACTACGGCTACATCCCCAACACCCTGGCTGACGACGGCGATCCCCTGGACGTGCTGGTCGTCACCCCCTACCCGGTCGCGCCGGGCGCCGTGATCCGCGCCCGTCCGGTCGGCGTCCTGCACATGACCGACGAAGCCGGCGGCGACGCCAAACTGCTGGCCGTGCCCCACGACAAACTGAGCGTCCTGTACAAGGACGTGAAGGAATACACCGACCTGCCGGCCCTGCTGCTGGAGCAGATCAAGCACTTCTTCGAGAACTACAAAGACCTCGAAAAAGGCAAGTGGGTGAAAGTAGAAGGCTGGGGCAACGCTGACGAAGCCCGTGCCGAGATCACTAAAGCAGTTGCGGCTTACCAGAAGTAA
- a CDS encoding zinc-dependent peptidase — MWSYRNWRRRRILTRNPVAPQQWATVRQRLPILDGLDEAEDQRLRERSVLFLHDKRISALPGVELSHEDRLTLAALAQLPLLHLPDLNWYQGFHELVLYPDDFVSPQRHRDAAGVEHEYDDERSGESWQFGPVVLAWPGVQASGGWDGYNLVIHELAHKLDMLNGGPNGLPPLHRDMRQSDWALAMQSAYDALNAELDRDPDAETPIDPYAAEDPAEFFAVASEYFFTAPDLLEQAFPAVYRQLQAFYRQDPLARLKRLQDDHPDYRDATNG, encoded by the coding sequence ATGTGGTCGTACCGCAACTGGCGCCGCCGGCGCATCCTCACCCGCAACCCGGTAGCCCCGCAGCAGTGGGCGACGGTGCGCCAGCGCCTGCCGATCCTCGATGGCCTGGACGAGGCCGAAGACCAGCGCCTGCGCGAGCGCAGCGTGCTCTTCCTGCACGACAAGCGCATCAGCGCCCTGCCCGGCGTGGAGCTGTCCCATGAGGACCGCCTGACCCTCGCCGCCCTCGCCCAACTGCCGCTGCTGCACCTGCCGGACCTCAACTGGTACCAGGGCTTCCACGAACTGGTGCTCTACCCCGACGACTTCGTCAGCCCCCAACGCCACCGCGACGCAGCTGGCGTGGAACACGAATATGACGACGAACGCAGCGGCGAGTCCTGGCAGTTCGGCCCGGTCGTCCTCGCCTGGCCCGGCGTCCAGGCCAGCGGCGGCTGGGACGGCTACAACCTGGTGATCCACGAACTGGCGCACAAGCTCGACATGCTCAACGGCGGCCCCAACGGCCTGCCACCACTGCACCGCGACATGCGCCAGTCCGACTGGGCCCTGGCCATGCAGAGCGCCTACGACGCGCTGAACGCCGAACTCGACCGCGACCCCGACGCCGAAACGCCCATCGACCCCTACGCCGCCGAAGACCCGGCGGAATTCTTCGCCGTCGCCAGCGAATACTTCTTCACCGCACCGGACCTGCTGGAGCAGGCCTTCCCCGCCGTCTACCGCCAGCTCCAGGCCTTCTACCGCCAGGACCCGCTGGCCCGCCTGAAACGCCTCCAAGACGACCATCCGGACTACCGCGACGCGACCAATGGCTAA
- a CDS encoding DedA family protein: MDFNPIDLILHLDHYLNLLVTQYGVWVYAILFLVIFCETGLVVTPFLPGDSLLFIAGAVCAGGAMDPWLLGGLLMLAAISGDSLNYLIGRTAGERLFSNPDSKIFRRDYLQRTHDFYDRHGGKTVTLARFLPIVRTFAPFVAGVGRMPYPRFFAFSVLGTILWVGGLVTLGFFFGNVPFIKQNLSLMIIAIIGLSLLPMLIGMLRNRRHPAAKRAQQPH, translated from the coding sequence ATGGATTTCAACCCGATCGACCTGATCCTGCACCTGGACCATTACCTCAACCTGCTGGTCACCCAGTACGGCGTCTGGGTCTACGCCATCCTGTTTCTGGTCATCTTCTGCGAGACGGGCCTGGTGGTGACGCCCTTCCTGCCGGGCGACTCGCTGCTGTTCATCGCCGGCGCCGTCTGCGCCGGTGGCGCGATGGACCCCTGGCTGCTGGGCGGCCTGCTGATGCTCGCCGCCATCAGCGGCGACAGCCTCAACTACCTGATTGGACGCACCGCCGGCGAACGCCTGTTCAGCAACCCGGACTCGAAGATCTTCCGCCGCGACTACCTGCAACGCACCCACGACTTCTATGACCGCCATGGCGGCAAGACCGTGACCCTGGCGCGTTTCCTGCCCATCGTGCGGACCTTCGCCCCCTTCGTCGCCGGTGTGGGCCGCATGCCCTACCCGCGCTTCTTCGCCTTCAGCGTCCTGGGCACCATTCTCTGGGTCGGCGGCCTGGTGACCCTCGGCTTCTTCTTCGGCAACGTCCCCTTCATCAAGCAGAACCTGTCGCTGATGATCATCGCCATCATCGGCCTGTCGCTGCTGCCGATGCTGATCGGCATGCTGCGCAACCGCCGGCACCCCGCCGCCAAGCGCGCCCAGCAACCGCACTGA
- a CDS encoding protein kinase translates to MPLQLLEHPAVSLAQGHGLDLPTQAARARATWVAGRQGRPPSLLVALLWGCSCTNVVQVLGQYLDALFADYTCTPEGWSETQAARQVLAALNLQLFRRRQAGEPVPELSAGLLLVQDGEAHFLQAGAVGLVCFQSGPAEGLVGRPNPLGEQAELAVIQHSLSLVPNRPLLMAPQPLLEVADLGALREACDNLQPGQLGGLLEPLLSAPGAAALVLPGEPHRLPPSAPCGHWPSLRGAAPGMEIDGWQLVAPCDYGPPGRLFQARDEEREALLWLAEADADEAFWQREWVLRRSPVVTLPQVLSPRHVRRHAFLLFALPPAGVRSLARIREGRGPLDAGATLSILAQLIEAVRSLQRRGMQGLWLTPRQILLDEQGRLLLLPEFAAILPGVPRQAVPPQAIPLAPELRQGRAADGSADQFALAALAYWLLGGHWPEAARPEGDQSSRYVPLAGRVSGIPEGWDGVLAKALAPQPRARFEALSEFQLALERLLEQARRTAPAPRRPRLRQLALALALGLPALLGLWLGLG, encoded by the coding sequence ATGCCCTTGCAACTGCTGGAACACCCCGCCGTGAGCCTGGCCCAGGGGCATGGTCTGGACCTGCCGACCCAGGCGGCCCGCGCCCGTGCGACTTGGGTGGCCGGGCGCCAGGGACGTCCGCCGTCCCTGCTGGTGGCGCTGCTCTGGGGATGTTCATGCACCAATGTGGTGCAGGTGCTTGGGCAATACCTGGACGCCCTGTTCGCCGACTACACCTGTACCCCCGAGGGCTGGAGCGAGACTCAGGCGGCGCGGCAGGTGCTGGCAGCGCTCAACCTTCAGTTGTTCCGCCGCCGTCAGGCGGGTGAGCCGGTTCCGGAGCTGAGCGCCGGCCTGCTGCTGGTTCAGGATGGCGAGGCACACTTTCTCCAGGCCGGGGCGGTCGGCCTGGTGTGCTTCCAGAGCGGACCTGCGGAGGGACTGGTCGGGCGACCGAACCCGCTGGGGGAACAGGCGGAACTGGCGGTTATTCAGCACAGCCTGTCGCTGGTCCCCAACCGGCCATTGCTGATGGCGCCCCAGCCGCTGCTGGAGGTGGCCGATCTGGGGGCCCTGCGCGAAGCCTGCGACAACCTGCAACCCGGCCAACTGGGCGGCTTGCTGGAGCCCCTGCTCAGCGCCCCTGGCGCCGCTGCCCTGGTGTTGCCGGGGGAGCCTCATCGCCTGCCGCCGTCGGCGCCGTGCGGTCATTGGCCGAGTCTGCGGGGCGCCGCGCCAGGTATGGAGATCGACGGTTGGCAGTTGGTCGCACCCTGCGACTATGGACCGCCAGGTCGCCTGTTCCAGGCGCGGGATGAGGAACGCGAGGCCCTGCTCTGGCTGGCCGAGGCGGATGCCGACGAGGCCTTCTGGCAGCGCGAATGGGTGTTGCGCCGCAGCCCGGTGGTGACCCTGCCGCAGGTGCTGTCGCCGCGCCATGTCCGTCGCCATGCCTTTCTGCTGTTCGCCCTGCCGCCGGCCGGCGTGCGCAGCCTGGCCAGAATCAGGGAGGGGCGTGGTCCGCTGGATGCCGGTGCCACCCTGAGCATCCTGGCGCAACTGATCGAGGCGGTTCGCTCGTTGCAGCGGCGCGGCATGCAGGGCCTCTGGCTGACTCCCCGGCAGATCCTGCTGGATGAGCAGGGGCGTCTGCTGCTGTTGCCGGAGTTCGCCGCCATTCTGCCGGGCGTCCCACGGCAAGCCGTCCCGCCCCAGGCCATTCCGCTCGCGCCGGAGCTGCGCCAGGGCCGAGCCGCCGACGGCAGCGCCGACCAGTTTGCGCTGGCGGCGCTGGCCTACTGGCTGCTCGGTGGGCACTGGCCGGAGGCGGCGCGGCCCGAGGGCGACCAGTCCAGCCGCTATGTGCCCTTGGCCGGTCGCGTAAGCGGGATTCCCGAGGGCTGGGATGGTGTGCTGGCCAAGGCGCTGGCGCCGCAGCCACGGGCCCGCTTCGAGGCCTTGTCGGAATTCCAGCTGGCGCTGGAGCGGCTGCTGGAACAGGCCCGCCGGACGGCGCCCGCGCCCCGTCGACCCCGCTTGCGGCAACTGGCGCTGGCGCTGGCGCTCGGGCTGCCGGCGTTATTGGGGCTGTGGTTGGGGCTGGGTTAG
- a CDS encoding GNAT family N-acetyltransferase: protein MRIVQATLEHLDLLTPLFVKYREFYGELPFPESSRKFLEKRLSRKESVIYLALPDDDDTRLLGFCQLYPSFSSLALKRVWILNDIYVAEDARRQLVADRLLQTAKKMARETNAVRMRVSTSVSNEVAHKVYESIGFREDAEFKNYILPINSD, encoded by the coding sequence ATGCGCATCGTCCAAGCCACCCTGGAGCACCTGGACCTGCTTACGCCGCTGTTCGTGAAGTACCGTGAGTTCTATGGTGAACTGCCGTTTCCGGAATCCTCTAGAAAGTTTCTGGAGAAGCGCCTGAGCCGCAAGGAATCGGTGATCTACCTGGCCCTTCCGGATGACGACGACACCCGCCTGCTCGGCTTCTGCCAGCTCTATCCGAGCTTCTCCTCGCTGGCCCTCAAGCGCGTGTGGATCCTCAACGACATCTACGTTGCCGAAGACGCCCGCCGCCAGTTGGTGGCCGACCGCCTGCTGCAGACCGCGAAAAAAATGGCGCGGGAAACCAACGCCGTGCGCATGCGCGTCTCCACCAGCGTGAGCAACGAGGTGGCGCACAAGGTGTACGAGTCCATTGGCTTCCGCGAAGACGCCGAGTTCAAGAACTACATCCTGCCGATCAACAGCGACTGA
- the eutC gene encoding ethanolamine ammonia-lyase subunit EutC, with amino-acid sequence MKTPRQFSGHTANPWEELRRLTPARIALGRAGISLPTHAQLNFQYAHAQARDAVHLPFDHAGLVEKLTERGRATLLLHSAAKDRDTYLQRPDLGRRLDAASREILQQHAQANPGGCDLAVVVADGLSALAVQRHTLPFLERLEEQAQAEGWSLSPVVLVQQGRVAVADEVGELLGAKMVVILIGERPGLSSPDSLGLYFTWAPRVGLTDAYRNCISNVRLEGLSYGMASHRLLYLMREACRRQLSGVNLKDEAEVPSLAGDPDNALAGNFLLAADHH; translated from the coding sequence ATGAAAACACCACGCCAGTTCTCCGGCCACACCGCCAACCCCTGGGAAGAACTGCGCCGGCTGACCCCGGCACGCATCGCCCTGGGCCGTGCCGGCATCAGCCTGCCCACCCATGCCCAACTGAATTTCCAGTACGCCCATGCGCAAGCCCGCGACGCCGTGCACCTGCCCTTCGACCACGCCGGGCTGGTCGAAAAGCTGACTGAGCGCGGCCGCGCCACGCTGCTGCTGCACAGCGCCGCCAAGGACCGCGACACCTACCTGCAACGCCCCGACCTCGGTCGACGCCTGGACGCCGCCTCGCGAGAGATCCTGCAGCAACACGCCCAGGCCAACCCTGGTGGCTGCGACCTTGCAGTGGTCGTAGCCGACGGCCTTTCCGCCCTCGCCGTGCAGCGCCATACCCTGCCCTTCCTTGAACGCCTGGAGGAGCAGGCCCAGGCCGAAGGCTGGTCGCTGTCGCCGGTGGTGCTGGTGCAACAGGGTCGGGTTGCCGTGGCTGACGAAGTGGGCGAACTGCTGGGCGCGAAGATGGTGGTGATCCTCATCGGCGAACGACCGGGCCTGAGCTCGCCGGACAGCCTCGGCCTGTACTTCACCTGGGCGCCGCGTGTGGGGCTGACCGACGCCTACCGCAACTGCATCTCCAACGTGCGCCTGGAAGGCCTGTCCTATGGCATGGCCTCCCACCGCCTGCTCTACCTGATGCGTGAGGCCTGCCGCCGCCAACTGTCCGGGGTGAACCTGAAGGACGAGGCCGAAGTGCCGTCCCTGGCCGGCGATCCGGACAACGCCCTGGCAGGCAACTTCCTGCTGGCGGCCGACCACCACTGA
- a CDS encoding ethanolamine ammonia-lyase subunit EutB — translation MASFSHSVGGETWRFDSLKEVMAKASPARSGDYLAGVAASSDGERVAAQMALADIPLKHFLDEALIPYEEDEVTRLIIDSHDRAAFDPVSHLTVGGLRDWLLSEHADEASLRALAKGLTPEMAAAVSKIMRVQDLVLVAQKIRVVTRFRNTMGLRGRLSTRLQPNHPTDEPAGIAASILDGLLYGNGDAMLGINPATDSIASICAMLEMLDAIIQRYEIPTQACVLTHVTTSIAAIERGVPLDLVFQSIAGTEAANASFGISLKILQEGYEAGLSQKRGTLGNNLMYFETGQGSALSANAHHGVDQQTCETRAYAVARHFNPFLVNTVVGFIGPEYLYNGKQIIRAGLEDHFCAKLLGVPMGCDICYTNHAEADQDDMDTLLTLLGVAGINFIMGIPGSDDVMLNYQTTSFHDALYARQSLGLKPAPEFEHWLERMGILVQNDGRVILGEHLPPAFRQAIARLG, via the coding sequence ATGGCCAGTTTTTCCCACAGCGTCGGCGGCGAGACCTGGCGCTTCGACAGCCTCAAGGAGGTCATGGCCAAGGCCAGCCCGGCGCGCTCCGGCGACTACCTGGCCGGGGTCGCGGCCAGCAGCGACGGTGAGCGCGTCGCCGCGCAGATGGCCCTGGCCGACATTCCGTTGAAGCACTTCCTCGACGAGGCGCTGATCCCCTACGAAGAGGACGAAGTCACGCGCCTGATCATCGACAGCCACGACCGCGCGGCCTTCGACCCGGTGAGCCACCTCACCGTTGGCGGCCTGCGCGACTGGCTGCTCAGCGAGCACGCCGACGAGGCCAGCCTGCGCGCCCTGGCCAAGGGCCTGACGCCGGAGATGGCGGCCGCCGTGTCGAAGATCATGCGCGTGCAGGACCTGGTGCTGGTGGCGCAGAAGATCCGCGTGGTCACCCGCTTCCGCAACACCATGGGCCTGCGTGGGCGACTCTCCACCCGGCTGCAGCCGAACCACCCCACGGACGAACCGGCCGGCATCGCCGCGAGCATCCTCGACGGCCTGCTCTACGGCAACGGCGATGCCATGCTCGGCATCAACCCGGCCACCGACAGCATTGCCTCCATCTGCGCCATGCTGGAAATGCTCGACGCCATCATCCAGCGCTACGAGATACCCACCCAGGCCTGCGTGCTGACCCACGTCACCACCTCCATCGCCGCCATCGAACGCGGCGTACCGCTGGACCTGGTGTTCCAGTCCATCGCCGGCACCGAGGCGGCCAACGCCAGCTTCGGCATCAGTCTGAAGATTCTCCAGGAAGGCTACGAAGCGGGCCTGTCGCAGAAGCGCGGCACCCTGGGCAATAACCTGATGTACTTCGAGACCGGCCAGGGCAGTGCGCTCTCGGCCAACGCCCACCACGGCGTCGACCAGCAGACCTGCGAAACCCGCGCCTACGCCGTGGCACGGCACTTCAATCCCTTCCTGGTGAACACGGTGGTCGGCTTCATCGGCCCGGAATACCTCTACAACGGCAAGCAGATCATCCGCGCGGGGTTGGAAGACCACTTCTGCGCCAAGCTGCTCGGCGTGCCCATGGGCTGCGACATCTGCTACACCAACCACGCCGAAGCCGACCAGGACGACATGGACACCCTGCTCACCCTGCTCGGCGTCGCCGGCATCAACTTCATCATGGGCATCCCCGGCTCCGACGACGTGATGCTCAACTACCAGACCACCTCCTTCCACGATGCCCTCTACGCCCGCCAGAGCCTGGGTCTGAAGCCGGCACCGGAGTTCGAGCACTGGCTCGAGCGCATGGGCATTCTGGTGCAGAACGACGGCCGGGTCATACTCGGCGAGCACCTGCCGCCGGCGTTCCGCCAGGCCATCGCGCGACTGGGTTGA
- the eat gene encoding ethanolamine permease: MSTTQLKPTLGTLHLWGIAVGLVISGEYFGWSYGWGAAGTLGFLVTALLVATMYTCFIFSFTELTTAIPHAGGPFAYSRRAFGEKGGLIAGIATLIEFVFAPPAIAMAIGAYLNVQYPELDPKHAAVGAYFIFMTLNILGVSIAATFELVVTVLAVAELLVFMGVVAPGFSFSNFVVNGWAGTNEFGGHAISGIFAAIPFAIWFFLAIEGAAMAAEEAKDPKRTIPRAYIAGILTLVFLAIGVMVMAGGVGDWRQLSGINDPLPQAMKAVVGNDSTWMHMLVWIGLFGLVASFHGIILGYSRQFFALARAGYLPRGLAKLSRFQTPHRAIIAGGVIGIAAIYSDGLVNLQGMSLTAAMITMSVFGAIVMYIISMLSLFKLRRTEPHLERTFRAPGYPVVPAIALVLAVVCLLAMIWFNTLIGLIFLGFMAAGYIYFQFTAHHRADAPADALLNRA, encoded by the coding sequence ATGAGCACGACACAACTAAAACCCACGCTCGGCACCTTGCACCTCTGGGGTATCGCCGTCGGCCTGGTGATCTCCGGCGAATACTTCGGCTGGAGCTACGGCTGGGGCGCCGCCGGCACCCTCGGCTTCCTGGTCACCGCCCTGCTGGTGGCCACCATGTACACCTGTTTCATTTTCAGCTTCACCGAACTGACCACCGCCATTCCCCACGCTGGCGGCCCCTTCGCCTACAGCCGCCGCGCCTTCGGCGAAAAGGGCGGACTGATCGCCGGTATCGCCACCCTGATCGAATTCGTCTTCGCCCCGCCGGCCATCGCCATGGCCATCGGTGCCTACCTCAACGTGCAGTACCCGGAACTGGACCCCAAGCACGCGGCAGTGGGCGCGTACTTTATCTTCATGACGCTGAACATCCTCGGCGTCAGCATCGCCGCCACCTTCGAGCTGGTGGTCACCGTGCTCGCCGTGGCCGAATTGTTGGTGTTCATGGGCGTGGTGGCACCGGGTTTCAGCTTCAGCAACTTCGTGGTCAACGGCTGGGCCGGCACCAATGAATTCGGCGGCCACGCCATTTCCGGCATCTTCGCCGCCATTCCCTTCGCCATCTGGTTCTTCCTCGCCATCGAGGGCGCGGCCATGGCCGCCGAGGAAGCCAAGGACCCGAAACGCACCATTCCGCGCGCCTACATCGCCGGCATCCTGACCCTGGTGTTCCTCGCCATCGGCGTGATGGTGATGGCCGGCGGCGTGGGCGACTGGCGCCAACTCTCGGGCATCAACGACCCGCTGCCCCAGGCCATGAAGGCCGTGGTGGGCAACGACTCCACCTGGATGCACATGCTGGTGTGGATCGGCCTGTTCGGCCTGGTGGCCAGTTTCCACGGCATCATTCTCGGCTACTCCCGGCAGTTCTTCGCCCTGGCCCGCGCCGGCTACCTGCCGCGCGGCCTGGCCAAGCTGTCGCGCTTCCAGACCCCGCACCGCGCCATCATCGCCGGCGGCGTGATCGGCATCGCCGCCATCTACAGCGACGGCCTGGTGAACCTGCAGGGCATGAGCCTCACCGCGGCGATGATCACCATGAGCGTGTTCGGCGCCATCGTCATGTACATCATCAGCATGCTCAGCCTGTTCAAGCTGCGCCGCACCGAGCCGCACCTGGAGCGCACCTTCCGCGCGCCGGGCTACCCGGTGGTGCCGGCCATCGCCCTGGTACTGGCCGTGGTCTGCCTGCTGGCGATGATCTGGTTCAACACCCTGATCGGCTTGATCTTCCTTGGCTTCATGGCGGCGGGGTATATCTACTTCCAGTTCACCGCCCACCATCGTGCCGACGCACCGGCCGATGCGCTGCTGAACCGCGCTTGA
- the qhpR gene encoding AraC-like transcriptional regulator QhpR, which produces MNPSLFSSVGLQAPTASNVGVLSAAASGLDRFITDQGGDLDRIFGRAGIDPEQLLHPTLSLALPNYCQVLEEAARQSGCDNFGLRYGQQFQPRALGLLGYVGLSSDTLDEALKNFAAAFPFHQHSTLIRLVDCGECYRFDYQVRHGAILDRRQDAELTMGMALNLIRHALGRDWTPRAVAFEHERPEGWQEHVEAFGAPVQFGRPCNFLLVPKGDVQGKAMPERDPNLLFLFQDVIRRLGEQGARPSLLEEAGTQIRLALGLGEPSLEQIAERLELTPAGLQRRLRDENLSFSQLVEQTRRELALHYLRQRQRPISELAPLLGYSETSAFSRAFRRWFGVSPRQWRGDER; this is translated from the coding sequence ATGAACCCGTCCCTGTTTTCCAGTGTCGGCCTGCAGGCGCCCACGGCGAGCAATGTCGGCGTGCTCTCGGCGGCCGCCAGCGGACTCGACCGCTTCATCACCGACCAGGGCGGCGATCTGGACCGCATCTTCGGTCGCGCCGGGATCGACCCGGAGCAACTGCTCCATCCCACCCTGAGCCTGGCGTTGCCGAACTATTGCCAGGTGCTGGAAGAGGCGGCGCGGCAGTCCGGTTGCGACAACTTCGGCCTGCGCTACGGCCAGCAGTTCCAGCCCCGCGCCCTCGGTCTGCTGGGGTATGTCGGGCTCAGTTCCGACACCCTGGACGAGGCGCTGAAGAACTTCGCGGCGGCCTTCCCCTTCCACCAGCACAGCACCCTGATCCGTCTGGTGGATTGCGGCGAGTGCTACCGCTTCGACTATCAGGTTCGCCACGGCGCCATCCTCGACCGCCGTCAGGATGCCGAGCTGACCATGGGCATGGCGCTGAACCTGATCCGCCATGCCCTGGGCCGCGACTGGACGCCGCGCGCGGTGGCCTTCGAACACGAGCGGCCGGAGGGTTGGCAGGAGCACGTCGAGGCGTTCGGCGCGCCGGTGCAGTTCGGCCGGCCGTGCAACTTCCTGCTGGTGCCCAAGGGGGATGTGCAGGGCAAGGCCATGCCCGAGCGCGATCCCAACCTGCTGTTCCTGTTCCAGGATGTGATCCGCCGCCTGGGTGAGCAGGGCGCCCGCCCGAGCCTGCTGGAGGAGGCCGGCACCCAGATTCGCCTCGCCCTTGGCCTGGGCGAGCCCAGCCTGGAGCAGATCGCCGAGCGTCTGGAACTGACCCCGGCGGGCCTGCAGCGCCGCCTGCGCGACGAAAACCTGAGCTTCAGCCAACTGGTGGAACAGACCCGCCGCGAACTGGCGCTGCACTACCTGCGCCAGCGCCAGAGGCCCATCTCCGAACTGGCGCCGCTGCTGGGCTATTCCGAAACCAGCGCCTTCTCCCGTGCCTTCCGCCGCTGGTTCGGGGTGAGCCCGCGGCAATGGCGGGGCGACGAGCGCTGA